The following is a genomic window from Spirosoma foliorum.
ACCGTAACCGATTGGAAAATTGGGAGTGAGATTATCTTTCAGGGCGAATACGGCGAGCAAACGTATCGGGATAAAGGGGTGATCCTGGAAAACGTGCCCAACAAACTCCTCAGTTATAGCTACTGGAGTGGTTTTTCTGGCCTGGAAGATAAGCCTGAAAATTACTCGACTGTAACTTACACGTTAAGAGCCGAAAACGACAATCAGACCGAGTTCACCTGGACGCAACAGGGATACGCCACCGAAGAAGGCTATAATCACTCTGTAAACGGCATGAGCGATTTCCTGAAACAGATCAAGGAAATTGCGGAACAGTAGTTTTT
Proteins encoded in this region:
- a CDS encoding SRPBCC family protein; translated protein: MRNDLIVSQSIDINASPARVWDVLTTPDLIKEYLFGTETVTDWKIGSEIIFQGEYGEQTYRDKGVILENVPNKLLSYSYWSGFSGLEDKPENYSTVTYTLRAENDNQTEFTWTQQGYATEEGYNHSVNGMSDFLKQIKEIAEQ